The following are from one region of the Paenibacillus sp. JZ16 genome:
- a CDS encoding carbohydrate ABC transporter permease, giving the protein MRNSKTTQILSYAVVGLLLILYVVPLLLVFNVSLKSFNEYLLNPIGIVQNMEWGNYTQAWSEGNFAGYFANSLIYTVAATLLTIIVSLFAAFPVARGYVMWSGFIYMFFLLSQFLPNPMVAQYKLMLSFKESVSFFGYDTKLGYILLKTTGTGVVFMMFVGYIKSISRDLDEAAGMDGSGYIRYLFQIILPLMKPVIATGVILTAIGIWNDFVGPIMYLPSPSNYPITFGLKEFRGQYGNNWPLLACGITIVAAPLIILYTFIQKYLVDGALAGAVKS; this is encoded by the coding sequence ATGCGAAATTCCAAAACCACGCAAATTCTTTCTTACGCCGTTGTAGGTTTGCTGCTGATTCTGTATGTCGTTCCGCTGCTGCTTGTATTCAATGTATCGCTCAAATCCTTCAACGAGTATCTGCTCAACCCGATCGGGATCGTTCAGAACATGGAATGGGGCAATTACACGCAAGCATGGTCTGAAGGCAATTTCGCCGGTTATTTTGCGAACAGCTTGATATATACGGTAGCGGCGACGCTGCTGACCATCATCGTGTCGTTGTTTGCGGCGTTTCCGGTAGCGCGCGGATATGTGATGTGGAGCGGCTTTATTTATATGTTCTTTTTGCTGTCCCAGTTTCTTCCGAATCCGATGGTGGCCCAGTATAAACTCATGCTGTCCTTCAAGGAGAGCGTATCGTTCTTCGGGTATGATACCAAGCTCGGTTATATCCTGCTGAAAACGACGGGAACGGGCGTTGTGTTCATGATGTTTGTCGGTTACATCAAGTCGATTAGCCGCGATTTGGATGAGGCGGCAGGCATGGATGGTTCCGGTTATATCCGTTACCTGTTCCAGATCATTCTGCCGCTGATGAAGCCGGTTATCGCAACGGGCGTCATTCTGACCGCGATCGGAATCTGGAATGATTTTGTCGGCCCGATCATGTATCTCCCGAGTCCGTCCAATTATCCCATTACGTTCGGCCTGAAGGAATTCAGGGGGCAATACGGGAATAACTGGCCGCTGCTTGCATGCGGAATTACGATCGTAGCCGCACCGTTGATCATTCTGTACACGTTCATACAGAAATATCTGGTGGACGGGGCGCTGGCGGGAGCCGTCAAATCCTAA